Genomic segment of Zootoca vivipara chromosome 4, rZooViv1.1, whole genome shotgun sequence:
gtggtctaaaccactgagcccagggcttgctgatcagaaggttggcagtttaaatccccgtgacggggtgagctcccgttgctcggtcccagctcctgccaacctagcacttcgaaagcacgtcaaagtgcaagtagataaataggaaccgctacagtgggaaggtaaacccaggtggcgctgtgggttaaaccacagagtctagggcttgctgatcagaaggtcggcggtttgaatccccacgacagggtgagctcccgttgctctttcccagctcctgccagcctagcagtccgaaagcacatcaaagtgcaagtagataaatagggaccgctccggcgggaaggtaaacggcgtttccgtgcgctgctctggttcgccaggagcagctttgtcatgctggccacatgacccggaagctgtctgcggacaaacgctggctccctcggcctatagagcgagatgagcgccgcaaccccagagtcggacacgactggacctgatggtcggggGCCCctttacagtgggaaggtaaacggcgtttccatgcgctgctctggttccccagaagcggcttagtcatgctggccacataacctggaagttgtacgctggctccctcggccaatagagcaagatgagcactgcaaccccagagtcgtctgtgactggacctaatggtcaggggtctatttacctttacctattattattattattattcttatcattatcatcatcatactgCCATGCTGTCCCCAGTAGCGGAGGTACCTGCTCTGGCACCGGGAGTGGTGTACATCCGGGGGCGTGGCATGCGTCGGGAGGGGTGCACGGCGAGCGCCCCAGGGTGCGGGGGAGGctgcaatgtcaccccccccggATGTCACCCGGGGCGGCCCGTCCACCCGCCTTTGTCCGCCAGTGTCTGTACCCCAAGTAGAGATCCGCTGTCACATACAGTGGGCAGAGGGGGGATTTCAGCTGAGGAGACCAGAGCTCAAAGTTGTCaactttttattggttttatgttctaacaacatcaacaatttatttatacaccatctggctgggtttctcagCCACTGtgtgcagctcccaacagaatattaaaaacacgagaaaacatcaaacattaaaaacttcctaaacagggctgccttcagaaatcaGACAGTGGtttatatttccttgacatctgatgggagggtgttccacaggctgggcgccaccaccgagaagactcTCTGCctggtttttattgctgtaaactttatatatatatatatatatatatatatatatatatatatatatatatatatatatatgatacagtggtatacaaacatttttaaaataaataattaaaatcgCCACAGCCAAAAAAAGAGCCATTGGATGTGTCTTGTGCCAATGACGAGAGTCTCTGGGGACTGAGCTGGAGACTCACAAGCAGGATCTCAACCCAGCAGTcatgggggacggggacggggtaTGCTCAGGGCTacagggaggcttttaaaaaaccactccCTCCTGCGCTGTTTCAGTAGACGGTGCCATTCACAGGCCACCTGCATTACATCTTCTTTTGTCGACAGACCAACCTGTACAGGGTTACTGTGAGGATGAAAACAGAATATCCTCATCCACGCCATCCTGTTTGGAGAGTGCTATTGTCCcgtccccctccctttttatccTTCTAAGCTAAACGGACTAAATTATTTTCATCTTTGCAGGCAGGATAAGATTGTAGCTGATCTACTTTGCGGCTAGAAGAGAGCAGCGAAGAACTGACTGGCCAGAGACTCTATAATGGTTCTCGTCCTCCCTCTAGTGGCTCTTAACAGGCTGTGAGGGAGGTCTATATTTCTCTTCAGTGGCTTAAGCACCAAGTGATGCTTCCaaaccattttcaaaggcagccccacataaagcacatcACAATAGCCCAATCTTGAGGTTCCCAGagcattgatgatgatgattttattttattttatttattatgattcccccacccactctgggtggcatcagaacatactaaaacatcagtcattaaaagcttccctaaacagggctgccttcagatgtcttctaaaaatcagaaagctgcttatttccttggcatctgatgggagggtgggagccatagctgccaagtatcccgtatccgccgggaaaaccccttttttcttagcgtttcctggcggtctcccgtttagcgaaaaatcccggtattgtcccttaaatcgggatacttggcagctatgagtggaggcgaatgcaattgttagcaaccctaattacctggccatttttctggtgccgcttgcccttctatgggcatcagaaaatggcggcaccggcgctggaagtcgcttttacgtgtttccggtcatgcgcggaagcgacttccggcactggcgccgccattttctggtgcccatagaagggcgaagcgccaccggaagttgcgtcacacaacttccggtcatgcgcacgctgccgatcccggatatttacgacccggacttggcaggtatggtgggagccaccaccgagacaccaccgagaaggccctctgcctggttccctgtaacctcacttctcgcagggagggaaccgccagaaagccctcggagctggacctccgtgtccgggcagatggatgagggtggagacgctccttcaggtctacagggccaaggccatttagggctttaaaggtcagcaccaacacattgaattgtgctcagaaacgtactgggagccaatgtagatctttcaggaccggtgttatgtggtcttgactgccgctccaagtcaccagtctagctgccgcattctggattagttgtagtttccgagtcaccttcaagggtagccccacgtagagcgcattacagtagtccaagcgggagataactagagcatgcaccactcttgctaggcagtccgcaggcaggtagggtctcagcctgcgtaccagatggagctgatagacagctgccctggacacggaattgacctgcgcctccatggacagctgtgagtccacaatgactcccaggctgtgcacctgataACTAAAGAGGCTATCCCTTGTCCAGAGAGGGTCATAGTTGGGCCACAAGCCTAATCTGGCAGAATGCACTCTGTGCCACCAAGTCCACCTGCAGTTCTAGTCGCAACAAAGGatccagggggaaaaaaccccaatcAGCAGCACAGATCCATCAGGAATCTGGCTGAGTCAGTCCAAGGTTTTAAGATTTTGTCGGGCACTATCCCAGGGTGCTCAAGCCACTCTCTCTGACACGGGCTGGAATATTCACAAGACCAGCTCAACACATCAAACACAGTTTGAATTCCCCCTTGTGGATCTGCCCCCATGTTGGTGCTTGGAGGGGTAGCTTCTCGGCAGACAGAAGTGTCCCCATCTCTCCGCCCCCCCAATACTCACGCGACACAACTGGCTCCTGAGCTTCATGCTGGCTCTGCCCGTCCTCTTTGCTCTCTGCAGGAGGAGGGGTGTAGCCAGGCACCGGGGGGAAGGCTCTTTTGCGGGCACAGGCCCCGTGCAGCACCATCCTGGCCGGGCGGCTCATCCAGGCACCAGGGCTGGAGGCTGGGTCCAGCTGCTGCAGCCGGCTTTTTAGCGCCGCTTCCTGCTCGGTGCTCCTGCAAAGAGAAACCCAACAGCTGCTTCCTCAAGAGGCCACTGCAGAAACCAAGACTCCAGCCTCCTGGAAGCAATGCTGCTACCAAGAGACAGGCGTGAGCAAAAGAACTACAAGAACAGAGTTAGAAACTGGAAAAGGACTGTCTGTTCTCTATTGCTCCAACCTGCCCTGTCCAAAAATGGAACGTATTGCACATAAAGCACACTGGTGACAGTCCAGCCTTTTCCTGAAGACCTAACATTTTTTCAGGCTAAGGTCTGCATTCCCTTCTGTCCATCCTTCCGGGGGCCCTGTGCCAGAGGTGGATGCGAGCAATGGCTGCACACTGGCAATGGATGCACGCGCAGGTACTTACGATGGCGCCTCTGAGAAGAACGTCCTGCAAAAGGCTGCATTGGAGAGCCATGGGCTGCTGCTGGACTCAGAAGGAGCCTGTGGGCAACAAATAGGATGAAAGAAGAGAGGTAACATTTAAGAGATCAATAATTAGATCAATAATTAGCAAACCGAGGAAGTCCTCTGTAAAATACTCCTCttgtccccttcctcccctcccctgcttctaTAGCTCAgctcaaatacaaaaaaaatacagcagATTTTGCTCGTCAGTATAAGAATGGCCATTCTGGGCTAGAACAACAGCccacctggctcagtattgtctgctatcactgtgccatacagagcatgctcacgtacggtttatgtgtgtggtacggaagctgcacTTCTCAGGACAGGACAGGGCCgggcagaattattaaaacagcagagagcattattggctgctcactctccaccttagaacaaatctaccgtgtttctcatattataagacacgtcttatatttattttttcctcaaaaaaacacactatggcttattttcaagggatgtcttatttttttcctcctcctcctgccgcggccggcattgctgctgctcctatcactatgtcttattttcggggtatggcttatattccatgaatgcttaaaaatcctgctatggcttattttatggggatgccttaaaatatgagaaacagggtacaccaccaggtgccatagaaaagcactagacatatcaagagatccaatgcaccctggtcaccaattctttcagctcctgaaatcgggacggagatatagaacaatgcaggcaagaacgagccgtctcaggaacagtttcttctctagagcaattttgtccttaaatggaaagcctggactttgaaatcatcttattttacttgttattttatatcgtatttactgtttttaattaggttttgtagtaattttgggtTATGctgaatgctttatctgagtggatgtagcaaccgagtaatttcattgttcccgcaaggggacaatgacattAAAGGTATCTTATCTTATTCTGCCAATCAAAGGCCTCAGGGATGTTCACAAGCAGGGCATCCTTGCCAGCATCTGGCAAGCAAAGCAAGGTAGAACAAGGTCACTCTGCATTTGAATAATGGTGGCTGCTAGGAACAGTAGACCTTCAAAAATCCCTCAAGTGATTTCATATGACAGGgaacataagaacctgctggatcaggccaaatcccagcatcctgttctcgtaaccagatgcctgtgggaaaccggcaagcaggacctgagcactacAGGACTCTCacctcctgcaattcccagcaactggtatttagaagcattactgcccctGGCAGTAGAAGCGGAAGataccatggctagtagccattgagagctttctcccccatgaatttgtctaaccgtCTTTTAAGCCATCTGGGTGGGtggcaatcactgcctcctgcgaaCAAGAGCCGCAATTCAACTACGTAATACATAAAatactttctttcatctgtcctgaatcttcagctTCACTGAACATGTTGaaaagttctagtgttatgagagagtgaGGAAAAGCgttttctctattcactttctccatggaTAATTTTATAGACCACCTGGGGGGAGAGGGTGGTTTTTGAGCAGAGAAACAGCAGAATTGCGCAGCCTCCCGattgttattttaatttgaaaaataaatgaataaataaatggggagagTGTGcacactttattttgtttttattattttattttatttatatacacaaACAACTTCACTAGTTTTAATGCCCAGTTTGTGCACAATATTCTTTACTTGCTGGATTTTGGCCCCCATGCTTGCGTAAAATTGCAGGATAGCTAGCCATGACCCATGGATCTGTACCTGACTAGGAATAGAGACTGGGTCTGACTTGCTGTCGTCTGTGTCCTGCGGAGTGCGGATCCGGATGAAGGAGAGACCGAACTGCGTGCGCTTGTTGAAAGGCTGGCTACAAGTGAGTCTGATACGATCCCACTTCTCGCCTAGGGCTGAAGCCAGGAAGTCTCCTGTGGGGCACAGACAGGGAGATGCCTAGCAAATACAACCCAGCCCATTTACAGTCCACATGTTTCTCCGCATGGCTGAAGAGTGCCCACCTTCTTACCTTCTTTAAACATCCGGACTGCAGAACGATTCTTATCCAGCTTTGCATCAGCGGGCATCATCAGGGCTGTGGTGGGCAACAGAGTGAGGTAACTCTGGTCCAGAGGCCAGGAGGATCGCCCCACATCTATCTGAAGGAAGGCAGAGCCACAGTTCCCTGAAGAGCACAAACAGAACATCAAGCTCTGCACCAAAGAACTTGCACCTTGACTATCAAACGTCCGAAAGTTCCCTCCTGCTGGCgctgccttcctttccccctcaatTTAGTTGAGTTGCAGTGCACTCATACGGGGTTCATAAACATTCAGACTCGGAGCCCTGCAGCCCGCCCTAGTCTCCTGctcctttcttttgttttgttttccaaaaaaaaaaactcatttaTGAATTTTTCAGTTTTGAAGAGCCACTGACTCAGCTACGCAGCCATCACCTGGACACAAACCTACACTGCAATACATTTGCTCAGAATGCCAACACCTCATTGAAGAACATGTTATCTTAACATATTTTGAATTTAAAGCAGCGTGTCACTCGCTCTGTGCTTTTAATCCTGCCTCGCAGTTAAAACATCAgcccttaagaacacaagaagagcctgctggatcaagccagtggcctttctaattcagcatcttgttctcacaggggccaaccagatgcccaaagcACTTCTGCCTCCAACCACAGAGGCAAAGCTCagcaatcatggctagtagctattggcaagccttctcctccatgaatttgtctaaacctctttcaaaggcatccaagttggtggccatcactgtctcctgtgggagggagttccacagttcaactctgtgctgcgtgaagaaggactttaaCGTTTGCCGAATCTCTCaacattcagcttaattggatTTCAacaagttccagtgttatgagagagggatagAAACTTCTCTCTATCCCTTTTGTTCCCAGAGAGGGGATTCCTTTGCTACTTCCTCCCACATGCTTACCAACATCAATGTAGCCAATGCGGCTTGCGTGTTCCAACTGCAGCTCTGCTTTCAGCTGCCTGCTCCGGTCCTGGGGACAGCTGAGCCAGGGCCGAACCCCTTCTTCAAGCAGCAGGTTCTCCACCGGGGACTTGGGATCCTGCCCCAGAAAAAGGAGCGAGAAGGAACAACTGAGGAGCACAGCACATGACTCTACTTCTGGATATTCTCAGGGCAGTACTCATCCCTCTGCACCCACTAGCTtgctgcagaactgcacagtccaCTATTTGGCACTGAAGTTGGCATCTCAAGATGCTCAGATCTCTTTTACTGCAAGTTTATAGTCCTTAATTTGAAATGGCATATGCCAGAAGATCCTAGAGCCAGAAGAGGGTTAGAACTACTAGTGGTGAGACTCTGGGTCTAAGCGCCCCATTGCACAgctagtaaaataataaaaacaactggTTACCATTTGGAACACAAAAAGAGCCAGTTATATGATAAGTTAGTGACATGGTAttaattggtgttttttttaaaaaaattaaaaatatcaaCGTTCAAAGCTTTCTActatttttaaatagttgtttgcCTACTAATATACTAGATGTTTTGAGCTCAGCTTGTTTCGTAACTCCCTTAATTTAAAAGAACATGGGGGTTACCTGAAATGTGAAAGACACAACGTATTTGATTTTGACTGGAGCCATTTCCAAGGATTCAGTGAGTCACCCTCATTTGCTCAGGTTTTCATTTCCGCTTATGGGGCTTTCCCATCCCGAGTCCcacctggttgggggggggagagaaatgggttTCTTTTCCCCCTGCTTCCGCTTCTTACTCCCTCGGGATGAGATGCCCGGGGCCTTTGCTTCTGTTCCGCAGGTGAGGACGCAGCTCTTTCTCTTCCCGAGGGGGCTTCTCTCAGCACCCGCAGGACCCGGGAATTAACGTATGCAAATGAGGTATCTGAGAAATCTCCCCGCCCCAGGGATCCCGGGAGCGTCTTCCTTAGTTTCCCGGGGTTTCTCAATCTCCCGCCAATACTACCCGCCCCTTGACCCTCGACGCTGATTGGCTGGCTGCTAGCCTCTCCGCGTGACGTCACCGAGGCAGTTCCTTAACGTGTtgtgctaataaataaataaataaatgcattttactaCACGGTGGAGCCGACTTCGTTTCGAATCACGACGCTAAATTTGTTccttatgttttaaaaataaggaaCTCTGACAGGACAGGCCGCTAAGCATGCTGGGAACCGTAGTCCTTCCTCCCGCCGGCCTCGAAAGCGCCGCGCCCAGCTGGATTTAAGGGGCGGGGGAGAGCGAGGGAGCGTCCATCAATTTCTTGCTCTTATGAAAAGCGTAAAAAGCACCTGGCGATCCTGTGAAGTCTGTTGCGGCGGTTGCGAGAAAATGCCTGCCAGGACACTGTcgagctgtccgacagtggaccttgctgccaaggagtgtggtggagtctacttctttggaggtctttaagcggaggcttgacagccatctgtcaggaatgctttgatggcgtttcctgcttggcagggggttgggctggatggcccttgtggtctcttccaactctatgattctatgaatctatgacttTGTACCTGAGCGCCGTGTTGGCCATACAGGACTTTTTGCGCCCGCTTACGAATATGCCACATGTCGGACGCTCCCTCCCCCGCTTTGACAGGCTCCTTTGG
This window contains:
- the XNDC1N gene encoding protein XNDC1N, which codes for MAPVKIKYVVSFTFQDPKSPVENLLLEEGVRPWLSCPQDRSRQLKAELQLEHASRIGYIDVGNCGSAFLQIDVGRSSWPLDQSYLTLLPTTALMMPADAKLDKNRSAVRMFKEGDFLASALGEKWDRIRLTCSQPFNKRTQFGLSFIRIRTPQDTDDSKSDPVSIPSQAPSESSSSPWLSNAAFCRTFFSEAPSSTEQEAALKSRLQQLDPASSPGAWMSRPARMVLHGACARKRAFPPVPGYTPPPAESKEDGQSQHEAQEPVVSRPKQESSARRGGTKSSRRRASCSNLTRSAAASSVKRGDNSRRERRAPGQQGRRRNMGGEEEEEEERWPRKREAGLGVCPICEGHFPANLLPAHASSCGEEDFEASSSSSPSSPWEELVADCAHCPICQFSFPAAEIERHASNCGEPDEALGNRPSWLWAEQGE